In Nitratireductor basaltis, the following are encoded in one genomic region:
- the rsmH gene encoding 16S rRNA (cytosine(1402)-N(4))-methyltransferase RsmH: MMAGPGDEEAGGGPARHIPVLLEPVLNALQPSAGKRILDGTFGAGGYTTAILERGADVVAIDQDPDAIAAGKALVERFAGRLRLEHGRFSRLDEFAGAALDGVVLDVGVSSMQLDQAERGFSFRFEGPLDMRMGQVGPSAADVVNGYKVQDLTRIFGLLGEERHAGRIARAIEKRREQRAFETTADLASLVEKTIGRKPGDKIHPATRVFQGLRIFVNDELGELARALFAAERALKPGGVLAVVSFHSLEDRMVKRFMTARSGGQGGSRHLPAQHEIATQFEKPAKPVAPTEEEISLNPRARSAHLRHAVRTTAAAAEEDFGLFGMPALGLTVPAARKAG; this comes from the coding sequence ATGATGGCGGGCCCCGGCGACGAGGAAGCCGGTGGCGGACCGGCCCGGCACATTCCGGTTCTTCTGGAGCCTGTACTGAATGCGCTGCAGCCTTCTGCAGGCAAGCGCATTCTGGATGGTACATTTGGCGCCGGCGGATATACGACGGCCATTCTGGAACGCGGCGCGGATGTCGTGGCGATCGATCAGGATCCGGATGCAATCGCGGCCGGAAAGGCGCTGGTCGAGCGCTTTGCGGGCCGGTTGAGGCTTGAACACGGCCGTTTCTCGAGGCTTGACGAGTTTGCTGGCGCCGCGCTGGATGGCGTGGTGCTGGACGTGGGCGTGTCATCCATGCAGCTCGATCAGGCCGAGCGCGGCTTCTCCTTCCGCTTCGAGGGACCGCTGGACATGCGCATGGGGCAGGTGGGGCCGAGCGCTGCCGATGTCGTGAACGGTTACAAGGTTCAGGACCTTACCCGCATATTCGGCCTGCTTGGCGAGGAGCGTCATGCCGGACGTATCGCGCGCGCAATCGAGAAGCGCCGGGAGCAACGTGCCTTCGAGACGACAGCCGACCTTGCCAGCCTTGTCGAGAAGACTATCGGCAGAAAGCCCGGCGACAAGATCCATCCGGCAACACGCGTCTTTCAGGGGCTGCGCATCTTCGTCAATGACGAGTTGGGTGAGTTGGCGCGGGCGCTTTTTGCTGCCGAGCGTGCGCTGAAACCCGGTGGCGTCCTGGCTGTGGTGTCCTTCCATTCGCTCGAAGATCGCATGGTGAAGCGCTTCATGACGGCGCGATCGGGCGGACAGGGCGGGTCACGCCATCTGCCAGCGCAACATGAAATCGCCACGCAGTTCGAGAAACCGGCCAAGCCGGTTGCGCCGACGGAGGAGGAGATCTCCTTAAATCCGCGGGCCCGCTCGGCACACCTTCGTCATGCGGTTCGCACGACTGCCGCGGCGGCAGAAGAAGATTTTGGTTTGTTTGGCATGCCGGCATTGGGGCTGACTGTCCCCGCGGCACGGAAAGCAGGGTGA
- the mraZ gene encoding division/cell wall cluster transcriptional repressor MraZ: MDRFLSNAVNKIDAKGRVSVPAHFRSVVQRKGFGDLYALRGLDVPAMDVGGVDLLERYEQRIAQEDPFLQTADDMSFFVHGDGSYVKMDQDGRITVSDFIREHTGISDEVAFVGRGFFFQMWEPKRLREHGEQVRERLRNLRQQAVKAASTGVSE; encoded by the coding sequence ATGGATCGATTTTTATCCAATGCGGTCAACAAGATAGACGCGAAGGGTCGTGTGTCGGTTCCTGCACATTTTCGCAGTGTGGTTCAGCGCAAGGGGTTTGGGGATCTCTATGCGCTGAGGGGGCTGGATGTTCCTGCGATGGATGTCGGAGGCGTCGATCTCCTGGAGCGCTACGAACAGCGCATCGCACAGGAAGACCCGTTTCTCCAGACGGCAGACGACATGTCCTTCTTCGTTCATGGCGACGGCAGCTATGTGAAGATGGATCAGGATGGCCGGATAACGGTCAGCGACTTCATCCGCGAGCATACGGGGATTTCGGACGAGGTCGCATTTGTGGGGCGGGGGTTCTTCTTCCAGATGTGGGAGCCAAAGCGTTTGCGCGAGCACGGGGAGCAGGTGCGCGAGCGGTTGCGGAATCTCAGGCAACAGGCCGTGAAAGCGGCTTCAACAGGAGTATCGGAATGA
- a CDS encoding peptidoglycan D,D-transpeptidase FtsI family protein, whose translation MRLLGRKRVADSASPETIVLEGSRGRSGGSHGRVVMAMGVVFAIYAAIGVRLVHLGMEEEPGVNLPSNQASASRPDLVDRNGEVLATDIKTASLFAEPRRIVDVDEAIEKLLTVLPDLDYEQAYRRLDSDAGFVWLKRQLSPRQQADILALGIPGLGFRTEKRRFYPGGPTASHILGLVNVDNKGIAGMEKYVDEQGLADLQALGLAARDTLEPVQLSIDLRVQYLLREELVSAVDRYKAVAAGGVVLNARTGEVVAMASVPDFDPNNPHNALDKDRLNRMSAGVFEMGSTFKVFTTAMALDSGLVSINDSFDATRPLRFGRFTINDFHGKRRVLSVPEVFIYSSNIGTAKMADVVGIEGHREFLKRIGLLDKMDTELPEVARPTEPAEWKKLNSVTISYGHGMATTPLQTAVAGAAMINGGKLIPPTFLKRSEEEAMAVATQVISERTSQQMRYLFRLNAEKGSGRRADVEGYYVGGKTGTAEKVVNGRYSNNVRFNAFIAGFPINDPDYLVLVIIDEPKPEREGLSATAGLNSAPMVHNIIRRAAPLLGVKPDFGHEAEALLVSTQ comes from the coding sequence ATGAGGCTTCTGGGCCGCAAGCGGGTGGCTGACAGCGCTTCGCCGGAGACAATTGTCCTGGAGGGAAGTCGCGGGCGCAGTGGAGGCTCCCACGGGCGCGTCGTCATGGCGATGGGCGTGGTTTTTGCCATCTACGCTGCCATCGGCGTGCGCCTCGTCCATCTGGGCATGGAAGAAGAGCCCGGTGTCAATCTTCCCAGCAACCAGGCTTCCGCGTCTCGCCCCGACCTTGTCGATCGCAATGGCGAAGTTCTCGCGACAGACATCAAGACGGCATCGTTGTTTGCCGAGCCGCGCCGCATTGTCGACGTGGATGAAGCCATCGAAAAACTCCTGACGGTGCTGCCCGATCTCGATTACGAGCAGGCCTATCGGCGTCTGGACAGTGATGCGGGCTTTGTCTGGCTGAAGCGCCAGCTTTCACCACGTCAGCAGGCCGACATTCTCGCTCTTGGCATTCCGGGTCTCGGCTTCCGTACGGAAAAGCGTCGCTTCTATCCTGGAGGCCCGACGGCTTCGCATATTCTCGGTCTCGTCAATGTCGACAACAAGGGCATTGCGGGCATGGAAAAATATGTCGATGAGCAGGGTCTTGCAGATCTTCAGGCGCTTGGCCTGGCAGCTCGCGACACGCTCGAGCCGGTGCAGCTTTCCATAGATCTGCGCGTGCAATATCTGCTGCGCGAGGAGCTTGTCAGCGCCGTGGATCGCTACAAGGCCGTGGCCGCCGGTGGCGTTGTGCTTAATGCGCGGACCGGCGAAGTGGTCGCAATGGCTTCCGTGCCGGATTTCGATCCGAACAATCCGCACAACGCGCTCGACAAGGACCGGCTTAACCGCATGAGCGCCGGCGTTTTCGAGATGGGGTCGACATTCAAGGTCTTCACCACCGCAATGGCATTGGATTCGGGCCTGGTATCCATCAATGACAGCTTCGATGCGACGCGTCCGTTGCGTTTCGGTCGCTTCACCATCAACGATTTTCATGGCAAGCGGCGTGTCCTGAGCGTGCCGGAGGTGTTCATCTACTCCTCCAATATCGGTACCGCCAAAATGGCTGACGTTGTCGGGATCGAGGGGCACCGCGAATTCCTCAAGCGTATCGGTCTCCTGGACAAGATGGACACCGAGCTTCCCGAAGTCGCACGTCCGACGGAACCGGCTGAATGGAAGAAGCTGAATTCCGTCACCATCTCCTATGGTCACGGCATGGCCACGACACCGTTGCAGACAGCGGTTGCCGGTGCGGCGATGATCAATGGCGGCAAGCTCATTCCACCAACCTTCCTCAAGCGTTCGGAAGAAGAGGCCATGGCGGTGGCAACGCAGGTTATCTCCGAGCGCACGAGCCAGCAGATGCGCTATCTCTTCCGCCTGAACGCGGAAAAAGGCTCCGGACGTCGCGCGGATGTCGAAGGCTACTATGTGGGGGGCAAGACCGGAACGGCCGAGAAGGTCGTCAATGGACGCTATTCCAACAATGTGCGCTTCAATGCGTTCATCGCCGGATTTCCGATCAATGATCCGGATTATCTCGTGCTCGTCATCATCGATGAGCCAAAGCCGGAACGTGAGGGACTTAGTGCGACCGCTGGCCTCAACTCAGCACCGATGGTCCACAACATAATCCGTCGTGCAGCGCCCTTACTTGGCGTAAAGCCCGATTTCGGTCATGAAGCGGAGGCTTTGCTGGTCTCGACACAGTGA
- the ftsL gene encoding cell division protein FtsL — protein sequence MFRTSDIVLIGVMLSAAAFTYKSKHDTEAMLERISRLESQIEFEKDQIDVLKADWSLLTQPNHLQKLVDIYGDELGLEPLDPKQIIDVNGLATIPFPQPAVAEEMDGMEPDQTITGGVAQ from the coding sequence GTGTTCAGGACGAGCGATATCGTATTGATCGGGGTCATGCTTTCGGCGGCAGCCTTCACATACAAATCCAAGCACGACACGGAGGCGATGCTGGAGCGGATTTCCAGGCTTGAGAGCCAGATCGAGTTCGAGAAGGACCAGATCGATGTTCTCAAGGCAGACTGGAGTCTTCTGACCCAGCCGAACCATCTGCAGAAGCTTGTCGACATCTACGGCGACGAGCTCGGGCTTGAGCCGCTTGATCCCAAGCAGATCATCGACGTCAATGGACTCGCCACCATACCGTTCCCGCAGCCAGCAGTGGCAGAGGAGATGGATGGAATGGAGCCGGATCAGACGATTACCGGAGGGGTGGCCCAATGA
- a CDS encoding UDP-N-acetylmuramoyl-L-alanyl-D-glutamate--2,6-diaminopimelate ligase: MKLRELADILPLDARSEGLTISGIAADSRKVAKGDLFFALAGVKADGAQFARDATQRGAAAVVAAAGALRDVLDVPVLEVDDPRRALALAAARFHAGQPATMVAVTGTSGKTSVASFTRQIWEQAGLKAASIGTTGVVAPGRDEYGELTTPDPVSLHKLLSALCAEGVTHGAMEASSHGLSQRRLDGVRLAAAGFTNLGRDHMDYHPTVEHYHRTKMRLFDTLMEKNAPAIIFADDVWSEPTIKAARDAGLQVLTVGRKGDFLALKRVEHERHRQRAEVQHAGEIHEIELPLAGDFQIANALVAAGMAIATGLDASTALKALEHLKGASGRLELVGTAANGAQVYVDYAHKPEALENVLKSVRPFTTGRVVVVFGCGGDRDAGKRPIMGEIAGRLADIAIVTDDNPRSEDPATIRAAIMEAIPQAREIGDRREAINTAVGLLEEGDTLIVAGKGHEVGQEIAGQKHHFSDHEEVRRALGENVD, encoded by the coding sequence ATGAAACTGCGTGAGCTTGCCGATATCCTGCCTCTGGATGCCAGGTCCGAAGGTCTGACCATTTCCGGAATAGCTGCCGACTCCCGAAAAGTGGCCAAGGGCGACCTGTTCTTCGCGCTTGCCGGCGTCAAAGCCGACGGCGCGCAGTTTGCCCGCGATGCCACTCAGCGCGGTGCGGCAGCAGTCGTCGCTGCTGCTGGCGCGTTACGTGACGTGCTCGATGTGCCTGTCCTCGAGGTCGATGACCCGCGCCGCGCCCTTGCCCTTGCAGCAGCGCGGTTCCATGCGGGGCAACCTGCCACAATGGTGGCCGTGACCGGTACCAGCGGCAAGACGTCCGTCGCCTCTTTCACGCGTCAGATCTGGGAGCAGGCGGGCCTCAAGGCGGCGAGTATCGGCACGACCGGCGTGGTGGCGCCGGGGCGCGACGAATATGGCGAACTGACCACGCCGGACCCCGTCTCGCTGCACAAATTGCTGAGCGCGCTTTGCGCAGAAGGCGTCACCCATGGCGCCATGGAAGCGTCCAGCCACGGCCTGTCCCAACGTCGATTGGACGGAGTGCGTCTAGCAGCCGCCGGATTCACCAATCTGGGTCGGGATCACATGGATTATCATCCGACCGTCGAACATTACCACCGCACGAAAATGCGCCTCTTCGACACGCTGATGGAGAAGAATGCACCCGCGATCATCTTCGCCGACGATGTGTGGAGTGAGCCGACCATTAAGGCTGCAAGGGATGCCGGTCTTCAGGTTCTGACCGTTGGCCGCAAGGGCGATTTCCTCGCGCTCAAACGCGTTGAACATGAACGCCACCGCCAGCGGGCCGAAGTCCAGCATGCCGGAGAGATTCACGAGATCGAACTGCCGCTAGCCGGTGATTTCCAGATTGCGAATGCGCTCGTGGCCGCAGGCATGGCCATCGCCACGGGTCTTGATGCATCAACGGCACTCAAGGCGCTGGAGCATCTGAAAGGGGCTTCGGGTCGTCTTGAACTGGTTGGGACCGCTGCCAATGGTGCGCAGGTCTATGTTGACTACGCGCACAAGCCGGAAGCGCTCGAGAATGTCCTGAAGTCGGTGCGCCCCTTCACCACGGGGCGGGTCGTGGTCGTCTTCGGTTGCGGCGGAGACCGGGATGCGGGCAAGCGCCCGATCATGGGCGAGATCGCCGGGCGACTGGCGGATATTGCAATCGTCACGGACGACAATCCGCGTTCGGAAGATCCGGCAACGATACGCGCTGCCATCATGGAAGCCATTCCGCAGGCACGAGAGATCGGCGATCGGCGCGAAGCCATAAACACTGCCGTCGGACTTCTCGAGGAAGGTGATACGTTGATCGTCGCCGGCAAGGGTCACGAGGTCGGGCAGGAGATTGCCGGGCAGAAGCATCATTTCTCCGACCATGAAGAGGTACGGCGCGCGCTCGGGGAGAATGTGGATTGA